In the Paludisphaera rhizosphaerae genome, one interval contains:
- a CDS encoding tyrosine-protein kinase family protein → MREVDEALSRAYAQRTEASVTPHSPARRSPPARPSRIFMPQAPAGAALEWPEVVGVLEQTWGDRFRQMADRILQARERLGVRVLLFTSCHRAEGRTTLVLTLARTLARRPLRTVIVDADLSGPMLARSLGLRTTVGLDDVIEDGRDVEDALIEAPGENLWVLPMRAAVSHPKEFLASAGWACAMAKLRRDFDLVLVDGSPLFTGLSAAVMHRSVDAAVLVHSRDATGQRSILRAREVLEAGGVPLLGLAETFA, encoded by the coding sequence ATGAGGGAAGTTGACGAGGCCCTAAGCCGAGCCTACGCCCAGCGGACCGAGGCGTCCGTCACGCCCCACTCACCGGCGCGGAGATCGCCGCCGGCTCGGCCGTCGCGGATCTTCATGCCACAGGCCCCCGCCGGAGCCGCTCTGGAGTGGCCGGAGGTTGTGGGGGTTCTGGAGCAGACCTGGGGCGATCGCTTTCGTCAGATGGCCGACCGCATCCTGCAGGCGCGCGAACGCCTGGGCGTTCGTGTGCTGCTCTTCACAAGTTGCCACCGCGCCGAGGGCCGAACAACGCTCGTTCTGACCCTCGCCCGGACCCTCGCCCGCCGCCCGCTCAGGACGGTGATCGTCGACGCCGACCTCTCCGGCCCAATGCTGGCCCGGTCGTTGGGGCTTCGCACGACCGTCGGCCTGGACGACGTGATCGAGGACGGCAGGGACGTTGAGGATGCTCTGATCGAGGCTCCCGGCGAGAACCTCTGGGTTCTGCCGATGCGCGCGGCGGTCTCCCATCCGAAGGAGTTCCTGGCGAGCGCGGGCTGGGCCTGCGCGATGGCCAAACTTCGGCGCGATTTCGATCTGGTCCTGGTCGACGGCAGTCCCCTGTTCACGGGCCTCTCGGCGGCCGTGATGCACCGCTCGGTTGATGCGGCGGTGCTGGTCCACAGCCGTGACGCCACGGGCCAGCGTTCGATTTTGCGGGCTCGCGAGGTCCTCGAAGCCGGAGGCGTGCCCCTGCTGGGGCTCGCAGAAACCTTCGCCTGA
- a CDS encoding ExeA family protein, whose amino-acid sequence MYEAHFGLERRPFGETACASAFVALPSRAAALRRIRYGLEQGLGPALLYGGVGVGKTLAANRLAADMGSPTVHLTFPSMPAVDLLAHLAHELGGSPLEVFTMAVALRRLREALAEHVARGRRPLLIVDEAQLVQDASVFESLRLLLNFQSAGTPDLALLLVGTGEVVFQLPGGLQDRLAARSLLPPLSQSETADYIVGRLASAGVHESLFTSEAILDLHQAALGVPRRLNHIADLALLIAYAEGMPQVDPRIVAVASREFSSEPLAA is encoded by the coding sequence GTGTACGAGGCGCATTTCGGGTTGGAGCGACGACCCTTCGGCGAAACCGCCTGCGCCTCGGCCTTTGTCGCGCTTCCCAGCCGCGCGGCCGCCCTGAGACGAATCCGGTATGGCCTGGAACAGGGATTGGGGCCCGCCCTGCTCTACGGCGGCGTGGGAGTCGGCAAGACGCTGGCCGCGAATCGATTGGCCGCCGACATGGGCTCGCCGACCGTCCACCTGACCTTTCCCTCGATGCCGGCCGTTGATTTGCTCGCCCATCTCGCCCATGAACTCGGCGGATCGCCTCTTGAGGTTTTCACAATGGCCGTCGCCCTGCGAAGGCTGCGTGAGGCTCTGGCGGAGCACGTCGCGAGAGGACGTCGGCCGCTCTTGATCGTCGACGAGGCCCAACTCGTCCAGGACGCCTCGGTTTTCGAGTCCCTTCGACTCCTGCTCAACTTTCAGTCTGCGGGAACGCCCGACCTGGCCCTGCTGCTCGTGGGGACGGGCGAAGTGGTCTTCCAGCTCCCCGGCGGCTTACAGGATCGGCTCGCGGCTCGCAGCCTGCTCCCGCCGCTGTCGCAGTCTGAAACGGCCGATTACATCGTCGGCCGGCTCGCGTCGGCCGGCGTGCATGAGTCGCTTTTCACCTCTGAGGCGATTCTCGACCTTCACCAGGCGGCCCTGGGTGTGCCGAGGCGATTGAACCACATCGCCGACCTCGCCCTCCTGATCGCCTACGCTGAAGGGATGCCGCAGGTCGATCCCCGGATCGTCGCCGTCGCCTCCCGCGAGTTCTCTTCAGAGCCCCTGGCTGCCTGA
- a CDS encoding YXWGXW repeat-containing protein, with product MFHTTGRCTMYRGSRTVVGVWLVGLSTIYVAARAQTPGAGDQAGVEVLTRGPVHEAFAVPVVNDPKPGLVVRKTPPKPIEEMPPDQKPAGDQVQWMPGYWSWDQGREDFVWVSGIWREPPPGRQWVPGYWNPIADGVQWVPGAWIPIANTAPGNLDASVVAAQGEAAYLPEPPASLEVGPNIPQPAGEVFWSPGCWMWRQTRYVWRPGFWAAVQPAWVWVPAHYVWTPGGFLFVDGFWDLPVIDRGILFAPVYYAQPVYLQPAYVYTPTITIAAPGLVANLFVQPTYNHYCFGDYYDPSFLAVGVFPSFSFAYVSGPRPPAFYDPLFTFYASVNVRSNPGWMAQCRQDYVQRRDHMDMRPPRTYIEQTRIVQTNINITRNTTIIREGGGRPGPGPQPGQLIGRPIEQVAMRRAETNGPRMERVDMAARQQWRSRSQELADFRVQRADREIAAGPRPGGGGPRLPQAQPLAQTRPRPFAMPASPVAAPLPDRTTIGPMRRPEHVEPSVTEKARQPMAPRHPVNRPEPMNRPAHTEAPVIANPTTPLPAHRPQPDSGRPAVAHRDGQDDAATGRPLTPRHLRPGVASRPAEAGDGPRSNVRRPPPTPRPAGAGPRRPAGVGARPGPDS from the coding sequence ATGTTTCACACAACCGGGCGATGCACCATGTATCGAGGTTCGCGGACGGTCGTCGGAGTGTGGCTGGTCGGGCTGTCGACCATCTACGTCGCGGCGAGGGCCCAAACGCCGGGAGCCGGGGATCAGGCAGGGGTGGAGGTTCTCACCCGAGGGCCCGTCCACGAGGCCTTCGCGGTCCCCGTCGTCAACGACCCGAAACCAGGGCTGGTGGTTCGCAAGACGCCGCCGAAGCCCATCGAGGAGATGCCACCCGACCAGAAGCCGGCCGGCGATCAGGTCCAGTGGATGCCGGGATACTGGAGCTGGGATCAGGGCCGGGAGGACTTCGTCTGGGTGAGCGGGATCTGGCGCGAACCGCCGCCGGGACGGCAGTGGGTCCCCGGTTACTGGAACCCGATCGCGGACGGCGTCCAGTGGGTGCCGGGAGCCTGGATCCCAATCGCGAACACGGCGCCGGGGAATCTCGACGCGAGCGTGGTCGCCGCTCAGGGCGAGGCCGCCTATCTCCCGGAGCCTCCCGCCAGCCTGGAGGTCGGTCCCAACATTCCCCAGCCGGCCGGCGAGGTTTTCTGGAGTCCCGGGTGCTGGATGTGGCGACAGACGCGATACGTCTGGCGGCCGGGTTTCTGGGCTGCGGTGCAGCCGGCGTGGGTCTGGGTCCCGGCGCACTATGTCTGGACGCCCGGCGGATTTCTGTTCGTCGACGGTTTCTGGGATCTGCCGGTCATCGATCGCGGCATCCTCTTCGCCCCGGTCTATTACGCACAGCCGGTCTACCTTCAGCCTGCCTACGTCTACACGCCGACGATCACCATCGCCGCGCCGGGGCTGGTCGCGAACCTGTTCGTTCAGCCGACTTACAACCACTACTGCTTCGGCGACTACTACGACCCCTCCTTCCTGGCGGTCGGCGTCTTCCCGTCCTTCTCGTTCGCGTATGTCTCCGGCCCTCGGCCGCCGGCGTTCTATGATCCGCTTTTCACCTTCTACGCCTCGGTCAACGTACGGAGCAATCCCGGCTGGATGGCCCAGTGCCGCCAGGATTACGTCCAACGCCGCGACCACATGGACATGCGGCCGCCCCGGACGTACATCGAGCAAACCCGGATCGTCCAGACCAACATCAACATCACGCGCAATACGACGATCATCCGTGAAGGCGGCGGTCGGCCGGGTCCCGGACCCCAACCCGGCCAGTTGATCGGCCGACCGATCGAGCAGGTCGCCATGCGACGCGCCGAGACGAACGGGCCCAGGATGGAGCGCGTGGACATGGCCGCCCGCCAGCAGTGGCGGAGTCGCTCTCAGGAACTGGCCGATTTCCGAGTCCAGCGCGCTGATCGGGAGATTGCGGCCGGTCCCCGACCGGGAGGCGGCGGTCCTCGACTCCCGCAGGCCCAGCCATTAGCGCAGACCCGTCCGAGACCTTTTGCGATGCCCGCTTCGCCGGTCGCCGCCCCCCTGCCCGATCGCACGACGATCGGCCCGATGCGCCGTCCCGAGCATGTCGAACCTTCTGTCACAGAGAAGGCTCGTCAGCCCATGGCTCCCCGGCACCCTGTAAACCGACCCGAGCCCATGAATCGCCCGGCGCACACGGAAGCTCCCGTGATCGCCAACCCAACGACTCCCCTCCCCGCGCATCGGCCTCAGCCAGACTCCGGCCGACCTGCCGTCGCTCACAGGGATGGCCAGGATGACGCAGCGACCGGTCGGCCGTTGACGCCTCGCCATCTCCGCCCGGGCGTCGCGTCCAGGCCGGCCGAAGCGGGCGATGGACCGCGTTCGAACGTTCGTCGGCCTCCTCCGACGCCTCGGCCGGCTGGGGCTGGCCCGCGGCGTCCCGCCGGCGTGGGAGCCCGCCCCGGCCCGGATTCCTGA